Part of the Paenarthrobacter sp. JL.01a genome is shown below.
TGAGATCGGGGACCGGTCCATAGTTCTCCGTACGCCCAAGCACATGGGCAAGCGCTTGTATCCGGATGGCAGGAGGATAGTCTGAAGCCGGTCCAGTCCAGAAGCGTCCGGCGTGGAGGAGAGCTGCAAAGGAGCTCCGTGGGAAACCCCGTGCTGGAGTTGCGCAAGCTCAGCGACGTGCCCCTTCCGGCAATCATTCCCGCGGAGCTGGGCGAACCCGCCCGCCAGCGAGCCCTGCATTTCGCCAACCCGGCAGCCCGGGACGGTTTCGTCGCCGGCAGGATCGCGCTCCAGCAGTTCGCGGCCTCGCTCCTTGATGTCGACTCCATTCGGCTCACACCCGATTACCGCTGCCCCCAGTGCGGTCCTGGCCAGGACCACGGCAGGCCCGGTTTCATGCTCGACGGCGGTCCCGCACCTTTGGCTCTCAGCGCCTCCCGGGCGTCGGGCTGGGTGCTGCTGGCCGGCGTCGTACATCCTCCGCAAGGTTTCCTGCTGGGAGTGGACCTTGAAGTGGTCGGTGCCACGGATTTCGCGGGCTTCAACGACGTCGCCCTGACGGAACAGGAGAAAGAATTCCTGGGCGCAATCCCCGGCGCCCAGCAGAGTCGGCAACGCGCCAGTCTCTGGGCACGCAAGGAGGCCTGGCTGAAGATGACAGGGGAGGGCCTGCGTCGAAACCCCACGGATGTGGATGTGCTGGAGAGAGACGGATTATCGGATTTGGACTTGTCAGCCCACGACGAGATGGACCTGGTGGGGGCGATCGCTACCGGTTGGACGGGGGCATTGCAGGCAGCGGACCCTCGTACAACCACGGGTTGAGGATTCCGGCGGCGTCGAGGCCGGGAATGAACGCGTCCGCTGCTGCAATGAACGACTCCGTGGACACCGACCCGTGCCGGTTCCCGGCTGTCCAATGCTGCAGGAAAGCGAAGAACGCCTCATCCCCGGCAGCCATGCGTAGGGCATGAACAGCCAGAGCCCCCCGCTTGTAGACCCTGTCATCGAACATGAGTTCAGGCCCCGGGTCCCCGACCAGAAGGTCCTGGGCCCCGGCGTCGAGCTTCTTCCATGCAGCCGTAGCGCGCGCGGCAACAGTCATGGTCCCGGATTCCTCGGACCACAGCC
Proteins encoded:
- a CDS encoding 4'-phosphopantetheinyl transferase family protein; amino-acid sequence: MGNPVLELRKLSDVPLPAIIPAELGEPARQRALHFANPAARDGFVAGRIALQQFAASLLDVDSIRLTPDYRCPQCGPGQDHGRPGFMLDGGPAPLALSASRASGWVLLAGVVHPPQGFLLGVDLEVVGATDFAGFNDVALTEQEKEFLGAIPGAQQSRQRASLWARKEAWLKMTGEGLRRNPTDVDVLERDGLSDLDLSAHDEMDLVGAIATGWTGALQAADPRTTTG